CCAGCCCCTTTTAAAACAACAACACCGCCATAGTTTTGCTGTAAGCGCTGAATCGCGGCAAACCGATCTGCTTCAATCTCATCAATAGAGACATTCAACAATCGCGCCGCTTCGCCGGGATGTGGTGTAATGATTCGATTATCTCGGTAGTCAGGTGCTTTTGCCAGTAAATTAAGGCCATCAGCATCAATGACACAAGGTTTATCAATATGATGACACTGCGCAAAGAGAGATTGCCCCCAATCACTGGTTCCAAGCCCAGGCCCTAATACAACCACATCTGACCAAGCAAGCTTATCAACAAGTATGTTTGAAGAGTCCTGCCAACCAATGGCCATTATCTCAGGTCTCATCATCACAATTGACAGTGCATTGTCAGGTCGTGTTATCACCGACGTTAAGCCAGCACCTGCACGGGCACAGGCTTCTGACGATAATCGAATGGCTCCCGCCATTCCCAGATCACCACCAATACAAAGCACTCGCCCAAAACACCCTTTATGAGCAACACGTGAGCGTGGAAAAAGTAATGACTGTACCTGCGCTTCTGTAATGTGTAACGCTGATGGTTTCATAATTTGCGCAAATTGCAGATCAAATCCTAAGGCTGAAAAATAACGTTCTCCACAATATTCTGCTGCTTGCCCTGTTGTCAGCCCTTGTTTAAAACCAATAAAAGAGAGCGTTTGTGAGGCCTTAATAACAGCACCAAAGGTTGCACCAGTATCTGCACATAGTCCTGAAGGCACATCCACTGCAATCACAGGCGTCTTTTGATCATTTATCCAACGAATGCGTTCAGCTATTTCTGTGCGAACTTCACCTTTAACCCCAATCCCTAATAACGCATCAATAATTAACTCATAACTTGTGGTTGGCGTATCAATGATCGTTTTACCATTACATTGCAACCAGTGAGAACGAGCGCATCGGGCATCTATAGGTAAATGTTCAACATTCGGTGATTCCCACACAGTAACATCAATACCCTGATCATGTGCTAAACGAGCCACTACATAGCCATCACCACCATTATTACCTTTACCGCAGCACACTAACAGTTTTTTGCATTGAGGATACCGCAGATCCATAAGATCAAACGTTGCTTTTCCAGCACGTTCCATTAAGTGATAAAGCGTGAGACTATTTTGCTGCTCTGTGAGTAATTGTTCACCTTGCCTTATTTGTTCCGAGGTATAGAGAAATAAGGGGATATCATGAGTGATCATAGGTAAAGGCCCTCAATAAACGTGCAACAACTATAACTAATCAAAATGCACAGTGTTAATTTTATGCGTTTATAATCGCAACGTCAGAGGCCATTATCGCAGCCTATTCTTAGCAATCCACATTCTCACCGCTATGATCAAAACAAGAATATGCTAGAATGCGCCCCCTTTCATTTAGTGCAATATAAAAGAGTTCGGTTATGACTATCGATTATCATCAACTTGCTGAGCAGATCAAAACTTGGGGACAAGAGCTGGGCTTTCAACAAGTGGGTATCACTGATATTGATTTGTCACAACACGAAGCTGAATTGCAACGCTGGCTTGATGCTGGCTATCACGGTGATATGGACTGGATGGCACGTCATGGCATGATGCGTGCGCGCCCTGCTGAACTACTACCTGGCACTATCCGCGTGATCAGCGTAAGAATGAATTACCTTCCGCCTCACGCAGAATTTGCCCAAACACTTAAGCAACCTCAAAAAGCATTTATTAGTCGCTATTCACTCGGTCGTGATTATCACAAACTGATCCGTAATCGGCTTAAACAGTTAGGGCAACGTATTGAGCAAGTCGTCGGGCAGTTTGGCTGCCGACCTTTTGTTGACTCAGCGCCTATCCTAGAGCGTCCTTTGGCACAAAAAGCAGGGCTTGGTTGGACAGGCAAACATTCACTTATCTTAAATGAACAAGCAGGCTCTTGGTTCTTTTTAGGTGAACTATTAGTTGATATTCCACTACCAATTGATAAACCAAGCAGTGATCAATGTGGTAAATGTGTCGCGTGTATAACGAGCTGTCCAACAGGTGCTATTGTTGAGGAAGGAATCGTGGATGCGCGTCGTTGTATTTCATACTTAACGATTGAATTTGATGGTGTGATCCCAGAGCAATACCGCAGTGCTATTGGTAACCGTATCTATGGTTGTGATGACTGCCAATTAGTCTGCCCAATAAACAGACATGGACAATTAACAGAAGAACATGATTACCACTGTCGTGACAGCTTATACCAACAAGATTTGCTGACTCTTTATGCTTGGGATGAAACGACATTCTTAAAAAATACGGAAGGCTCAGCTATTCGCCGGATAGGCCACATTCAATGGCTCAGAAATATCACAATTGCTCTGGGTAATGCTTCTTATCAAATAGAAATTGTTGAAGCACTTCAGCAACGTCAAGGGATCTCTGAATTACTTGATACACATATCGATTGGGCGCTATCGCAACAACAACAAAGAAAAGATCAACTCGCTCTCGAAATTTTACCCACTAAAACAAAACGTTTAGTACGGATTATTGAGAAAGGCTTACCTCGAGATGCATAAGTCACTCGGGGGATATGTGGAAAACTTTTTAAAGATAGGTTTTTTCTTGGGGATAGGTAAAGATTAAACACAGGAGGTGGATAACATAATCAAGATAGTTATCCCGAAGAAGAGCATGACAAAAAAACTGTTGAAAAACAGGTGTAAATTCCAACATTTATATTATAAAACATAAAGTTAAACAAAATAAAAACACCTGTGGATAACGATAATTAAACACCATTCAAATAAAATTTCAAAGTTACTCACATAGCATCAGCACATCTAATCAACCAACTTACCCACAGTACATGTAGTGTGGATAACTCTGTTAATTTCATTGTGATCTAACGGTGAAATACTATTATAAAAATAATGTGTTAGCGCTATCTGCAATGTTATTCGCTCAGATGGCACAGCTTTATGCACTACTGTTGCAATAGATAAACATTACTAAGAAAAGAGCGTACGCGTTAGTTATATCGCGCCAATACAGCAGTATTGATGTTACAACATGAATCCCCTGTATTGCTGAGACAGCAAAAACAACCCTTAAAGGTTGCTTTATACAAAGTGAGTTCTGTTGTCGAAGCCGATCGCTTCTAAGTGGGCTTCGTAGCTAAGCTAGAAACACTTGAAGCAGTACACTGATGATATCGGTAATCGAATACCTCAGGAATACTACATTAGGACTATTACTTCACAGCAATAGTTCATCGATAAGTTCGATGATAACTCTGTTTATCTACAATGAAATAAACAATCAAATTGGAGCGACACACGAGGTTCGAACTCGTGACCTCAACCTTGGCAAGGTTGCGCTCTACCAGCTGAGCTAGTGTCGCATAGCTAGGTCTTTCACCTAACGTTCATCACTTTCGCCATGAACTATCAAATTGGAGCGACACACGAGGTTCGAACTCGTGACCTCAACCTTGGCAAGGTTGCGCTCTACCAGCTGAGCTAGTGTCGCATAGCTAGGTCTTTCACCTAACATTCACCGCTTTCGCCATGAACTATCAAATTGGAGCGACACACGAGGTTCGAACTCGTGACCTCAACCTTGGCAAGGTTGCGCTCTACCAGCTGAGCTAGTGTCGCATAGCTAGGTCTTTCACCTAACGTTCACCGCTTTCGCCATGAACTATCAAATTGGAGCGACACACGAGGTTCGAACTCGTGACCTCAACCTTGGCAAGGTTGCGCTCTACCAGCTGAGCTAGTGTCGCATCACATCTCTTAAAAGAGATTGGTTGCGGGGGCCGGATTTGAACCAACGACCTTCGGGTTATGAGCCCGACGAGCTACCAAGCTGCTCCACCCCGCGTCCGATTTTGCACCTATTTTAAGTTGGGTGACAACTATTTTTATTCACCGCCGTAGCCATGAATATCAATTTGGAGCGACACACGAGGTTCGAACTCGTGACCTCAACCTTGGCAAGGTTGCGCTCTACCAGCTGAGCTAGTGTCGCATCACATCTCTTAAAAGAGATTGGTTGCGGGGGCCGGATTTGAACCAACGACCTTCGGGTTATGAGCCCGACGAGCTACCAAGCTGCTCCACCCCGCGTCCGATTTTGCACCTATTTTAAGTTGGGTGACAACTATTTTTATTCACCGCCGTAGCCATGAATATCAATTTGGAGCGACACACGAGGTTCGAACTCGTGACCTCAACCTTGGCAAGGTTGCGCTCTACCAGCTGAGCTAGTGTCGCATCACATCTCTTTAAAAGAGATTGGTTGCGGGGGCCGGATTTGAACCAACGACCTTCGGGTTATGAGCCCGACGAGCTACCAAGCTGCTCCACCCCGCGTCCGATTTTGCACCTATTTTAAGTTGGGTGACAACTATTTTTATTCACCGCCGTAGCCATGAATATCAATTTGGAGCGACACACGAGGTTCGAACTCGTGACCTCAACCTTGGCAAGGTTGCGCTCTACCAGCTGAGCTAGTGTCGCATCACATCTCTTAAAAGAGATTGGTTGCGGGGGCCGGATTTGAACCAACGACCTTCGGGTTATGAGCCCGACGAGCTACCAAGCTGCTCCACCCCGCGTCCGATTTTGCACCTATTTTAAGTTGGGTGACAACTATTTTTATTCACCGCCGTAGCCATGAATATCAATTTGGAGCGACACACGAGGTTCGAACTCGTGACCTCAACCTTGGCAAGGTTGCGCTCTACCAGCTGAGCTAGTGTCGCATCACATCTCTTTAAAAGAGATTGGTTGCGGGGGCCGGATTTGAACCAACGACCTTCGGGTTATGAGCCCGACGAGCTACCAAGCTGCTCCACCCCGCGTCCGATTTTTCACCTGTTTTAAGTTGGGTGACAACTATTTTTATTCACCGCCGTAGCCATGAATATCAATTTGGAGCGACACACGAGGTTCGAACTCGTGACCTCAACCTTGGCAAGGTTGCGCTCTACCAGCTGAGCTAGTGTCGCATCACATCTCTTAAAAGAGATTGGTTGCGGGGGCCGGATTTGAACCAACGACCTTCGGGTTATGAGCCCGACGAGCTACCAAGCTGCTCCACCCCGCGTCCGATTTTTCACCTGTTTTAAGTTGGGTGACAACTATTTTTATTCACCGCCGTAGCCATGAATATCAATTTGGAGCGACACACGAGGTTCGAACTCGTGACCTCAACCTTGGCAAGGTTGCGCTCTACCAGCTGAGCTAGTGTCGCATCACATCTCTTAAAGAGATTGGTTGCGGGGGCCGGATTTGAACCAACGACCTTCGGGTTATGAGCCCGACGAGCTACCAAGCTGCTCCACCCCGCGTCCGATTTTGCACCTATTTTAAGTTGGGTGACAACTATTTTTATTCACCGCCGTAGCCATGAATATCACTTCTCTACCAAGTAAAAAAGTGGAGCGACACACGAGGTTCGAACTCGTGACCTCAACCTTGGCAAGGTTGCGCTCTACCAGCTGAGCTAGTGTCGCATTACATCTCTTTAAAAGAGATTGGTTGCGGGGGCCGGATTTGAACCAACGACCTTCGGGTTATGAGCCCGACGAGCTACCAAGCTGCTCCACCCCGCGTCCGATTTTTATCGAAAGGAAACAAACACGTTATCTCCTTTCGAGGCTGCGCATTATACGACTAAAATTGACTGATGCAAGGCTTCTGCAAAAAAAAACGAAGAAAGTTTTTTAAGTGCCGATTTAACCATCAAATTGTAAATATATTCTCTCGATAGTAGCGTAATTCATCAATTGAGTCGCGAATATCATCGAGTGCTAAGTGACTACCTTTTTTATTAAGCCCATCTAATAATTCAGGTTTCCATCGACGCGTTAATTCTTTTAGGGTACTGACATCTAAATAACGGTAATGGAAGTATTGCTCAAGATCAGGCATGTGCTTGTATAAGAAACGACGATCCTGACCAATACTGTTACCACAAATAGGTGAAGCTCCTTTAGGAACCCACTGCTCTAAAAATGCAATTGTTTGTGCCACCGCTTGTTGCTCTGTCACGGTACTTTTACGAATACGCTCAACTAGACCACTATTTGTATGCGTATTTGTGCACCAATCATCCATTTTATCCAACTCAGCTTCAGGCTGATGGATCGCAAGTACAGGACCTTCCGCTAAAATATTGAGTTGAGGATCAGTAACAATTGTCGCTATTTCAATGATTTTATGGGTTTCTGGGTCTAATCCTGTCATTTCAAGATCGATCCAAATGAGATTCTTGTCGCTGATTGTCATTCGATATTGCCTATTTTGTGACTAAACCATGTATGATAATACCGAAAGCTAACCAAATTGAATGATATTCTTGTGGCAAAAAAGAAAAAGCTAACTAAAGGTCAGAGCCGACGCGTCCGCTCAAACCAAAATAAACGCCTAACTCGCGAAAAAAATGACGTCCAATGGGATGAGTCATTATTAGAAAATGCGCGAGAAGGGCTTGTGATCACTCGTTTCGGCCAACATGCTGATGTCGAAGATCCCGAAACAGGCATAATTCATCGCTGTAACTTACGTCGCAGCATTCAAAGTCTCGTCTCTGGCGATCGTGTTGTTTGGCGTCCAGGGGTTGAAACCCTACAAGGTATTGCTGGCGTGGTTGAAGCTGTGCATGAGCGCCAATCAATGCTGACTCGTCCTGATTACTATGACGGCGTAAAAGCAGTCGCAGCCAACGTTGACCGTATTGTTATCGTCTCTGCTATTTTACCAGAGCTATCTCTTAACATAATCGATCGCTATATTATTGCCGCAGAAACTATCGGCATTAAGCCGCTTATTGTCGTAAATAAAGTCGATTTATTGAACGCAGACGAGCGTAAAAGTGTTGAACAAAAACTCGCACAATACGAGAAGATTGGTTATCACGTTCGCCTTGTCAGTACCGATACAGGCGAAGGCTTAGATGGCTTAAAGCAAGACTTAAAAGATCATACCAGTATTTTTGCCGGCCAATCGGGTGTGGGCAAATCAAGTATGGTTAATGCCTTAATGCCTGAAGTTGAAGCCGATATCGGTGATGTTTCAAGTAATTCAGGGTTAGGTCAACATACAACGACAGCGGCACGTTTATATCACTTTGAAGAAGGTGGTGATCTGATTGATTCACCAGGAGTGCGTGAGTTTGGCTTATGGCACCTAGAATCAGAGCAAGTAACAGAAGCTTTCGTTGAATTCCGTGATTACCTTGGTGGGTGTAAATTCCGCGATTGTAAACATAAAAACGATCCGGGCTGTATTTTGCGTGAAGCCGTTGAAAAAGGTGAAATTAGCCAAGACCGTTTCAATAGCTATCATAAGATCATTGAAAGCATGTCGGAAAATGTCGCTAACCGCCAATTTTCTCGCAACAAGCCTGACTGATCCCCTTCCCTAAGAGAGTGCCTATACTCTTTTAGGGATGCTCTCCATTTTTGGACTCGACTCTCAAACTCTTAGCCACCCCAGCAGATAACCTGACTTTCCCCTAAGAGTTAGGTATCATTGCCGATTCGGGTTGTTCTTTGTCTCTGACAGAAGCAGCTAGACTATTGATTAAGTGGTATTTTTCGGAAGATTAATTGTGCTAGATAAGATAAAAATCGGCCTGCAATATTGTACGCCAAAGCATGCGCTAACACGTTTAGTGGGCAAACTGGCTTCATTAGAAGGCGGCAAAGTAACCACAGCGATTATTCGTTGGTTCATCAAACAATACAATGTTGATATGGCAGAAGCACGTAATCCCGATCCTACGGCTTACCCGACGTTTAACGCTTTTTTTGTTCGCGAATTAAAAGATGGTGCGCGTCCAATTAATGAAGATACACGTATCATTAGCCACCCAGCAGATGCTTGCGTTAGCCAACTCGGTCCAATCAAAGAAGGTCGTTTATTCCAAGCTAAAGGTCACTACTTTGATGCTTGTGAACTATTAGGTGGCGATAAAAATCTTGCCGATGAATTTATGGGTGGTGATTTCGCAACGCTATACTTATCACCAAGTGATTACCACCGTGTTCACATGCCATGCGATGGTGTGCTGCGCCAAATGATTTATGTACCCGGCGATCTTTTCTCTGTGAACCCATTAACTGCAGAAAATGTCCCTAATCTATTTGCGCGTAATGAGCGTGTTGTGTGTATCTTTGATACCGAGTTTGGTCCATTAGCACAAATACTGGTTGGTGCTACGATTGTGGGCAGTATCGAAACGACGTGGGCAGGAACAGTAACACCGCCAACAGGCCCAGAAGTACGTCGTTGGGATTACCCAGCAACAGGTACTGAAGCAATTAGCCTGAAAAAAGGTGAAGAAATGGGCCGCTTTAAGCTCGGCTCTACGGTGATCAACTTATTCCCTAAAGGTAAGGTACGTTTTGTAGAGGAAATGAAACCGCTCCAAACAACACGTATGGGTCAGCCTTACGCAGAGCAAATCTCCCAAGATCTGTAATAATAGATAAAAGAAAAAAGGGCTATATTAGCCCTTTTTTCTTATCCACAATACGGTAAACACTAAGCTCGAGTTGACGACGCCATGTAATCATCGATCAATCATTGCACTAAAGAATATGACATTTCCTCCACTCTCAATACCGTAAACTCTTAACAAAGATAATCTTATTTTCCTTTCTCTCGTATTCGACTTACCATCATACCTATCTAGAATAAATGCCGTTATGTCAGTCCTTAACCTGACAACACCAACGCGCCGCTTTTTCACTATATAAATGCGATATAACAAAGGTTTTCACATGATAAAAAAAGCATCTTTAGTTCTTCTTTCTCTCCTTGCAGGAGTGTCTCTAACTGCACAAGCCGCTGACTGGGGCTATGGCAAAAGCAACGAACACTGGGCTGAAAGCTATCCAATGTGCGGATTAGGTAAAAATCAAAGCCCACTTAACATCACTTCTGCACTGCAAACAAACCTTGCCCCACTGCGAATTGAGTATGACGGAAAAATCACAGATATCACCAATAATGGACATACAGTGGAAGCACTCGTGAGTGGCGATAATAAGCTGATTGTAGATGGCGATACGTATACCTTGAAGCAAATTCATTTCCATACGCCATCTGAAAACTTAATCAACGGCAAACAATACCCGTTAGAAGCGCATTTTGTGAATGTAGATGATAAAGGCAATATCGCAGTTATTGCTGTGATGTTTGAAAACGGCTTACGTGAGAATGATGCTCTTAGCTCTTTACTCAAAAACATCCCAACTAAAGGTAATACCATCGATTTCACCGATGATCTGAGCCCGAATAATCTTCTTCCTCGCGAGCGAGAGTACTATCAATTCAATGGCTCACTAACGACACCACCATGTACTGAAGGTGTTCGCTGGTTTGTTTTAGAAACACCGCAATACAGCTCAAAAGATCAAACCGAGAAATTGCATCAAATCATGGGCAATAACAACCGACCAGTACAACCCATTAACGCTCGAATTATCGTTGAATAACCACGTAATGAGAATCACTTGCATTTAAGGTATAGATTCTCTATATTAAACCATCAAAGATAAGACGCCTTGAAATCCGACTTGCGGACTATCTAAATGAATTTAAGCTGTTTTAGGTAAATTTGCGGTCGCCCTGATACCGTCCTCTGTTGATGTTTATGTGCATCTTGGACGTATCAGTTAAATTTATCTTACGTAATAAAAAAGCACGGTAATAATGATAATTACCGTGCTTTTTTACGTTTATAGCAAACCTAACGTCTCAACAATGTTATAGATTATGCTCGATCAATAGGAAAGGCCGTCACTTTTTCTATGTGATCAAGCCCTAATGCCAACATGATCAATCGGTCAATACCTAAAGCGACACCCGCACAGTCAGGGAAACCTGCACGTAGTGCGTTTACTAAGTTCATATCTATCGGTTGAGGCTTTAATCCCATCTCTAAACGCTTTTGATTATCTTGCTCAAAACGTTGTAATTGCTCATTACCATTCGCTAACTCATGAAAGCCATTCGCCAATTCAATGCCTTTAAAATACACCTCAAAGCGCTCTGCCACACGAGGGTCCGTTGGGTTAATTTGCGCTAATGCCGCTTGCGAAGCAGGAAAATCATAAACAAAAGCCGGTACATGCTGACCAATTTTACCTTCAACTCCAATGCTAAATAGCAACTGTAATAAGGTATCGCGATCGTCTTCAGGTTCCACAATATCAGACAGTCCAAGATTTGCAGCCGCCGCTTTAAGTTCCGTCATTGTGCCAGTTAAAGGACATACACCAAGTTGGTTAATAAAGGCTTGTTGGTAGGTCATCTTCTCAGCGGTCCCACAACCTAAAACTAACTGCAGTAAGTCATTCATTTCATCCATGAGCAAATGGTGATCAAAGTTAGGACGGTACCACTCTAACATGGTGAATTCGGGGTTATGGTAACGACCAGACTCTTCATTACGAAAAGATTTGCAGATCTGATAAATCGCCCCACTGCCCGCAGAAAGTAATCGTTTCATGTGAAATTCGGGGCTGGTCATTAAAAATAACGTTTGCCCATCAGCATACCCAGGCCCTACAAACTCCGTTTGAAAAGTATGTAGGTGTACATCCGTCACCGTTGCTTGACTCATGGCAGGAGTATCGACCTCCATCACATCACGAGCGGCGAAAAACTGACGAATAACCGCTAACAGATGAGCACGTTTTTTGAGTTGCTCGATAGATGCAGTAGGTTGCCAAGTAGACATAAACTTTCTTCTTTGATGAAATTGAGTAATGCTCACATTTTATCAGAGCTCAGCAATAAACGTCGCTGATTCCCACAAGAGATCGCAACAAAGTCTCTATACCGGATAGAGATATGAATAAATTATGAAAAATAGCTTATCTTTTTTCTCGCTGATGAAAACTTAATATCAAATCGTTAACTTTCAACGCCCAGATCCCTCCACACTAACCACCACTTTATTTATCTTCCCTATCATTAGGTTAGAAGAACCTCCCAATAAAGAACCAAATAACCGACACGCATTAATTAACATTTTATAAACATAAAACCCAATAAATACAAAGAGATAACAATTTAAAAACATGAACGATTGTGACAAATCTCACAGGTTTTGTAATCTTCTTACATTTTTTGACTATTTCGGCAAAAACATGCGTCTAAATCAATTTATCTAATCACAGGGTTTCATAGAATGCGCTCAGGATTTCAAGGATAGGTGCGCCTCGCGCGCCTTTTCAATTTTTACCGTCTTACCTTCGGAGGATAGCTGTGAAGACTATTACCACAGATATCGCTGTAATCGGCGCAGGTGGTGCAGGCCTACGTTCTGCCATCGCTGCTGCAGAAGCTAACCCAGAACTAGAAATTGCACTGATCTCAAAAGTGTATCCAATGCGTTCGCACACTGTTGCGGCTGAAGGTGGCTCTGCTGCCGTGATCAAGGACGAAGATAGCTTAGATAACCACTTCAACGATACCGTTGGCGGTGGTGATTGGCTATGTGAACAGGATGTTGTTGAATATTTTGTAGAAAACGCCACTCGTGAAATGATCCAGATGGAACAGTGGGGATGCCCATGGAGCCGTAAAGAAAACGGTGAAGTGAACGTTCGTCGTTTTGGTGGTATGAAAGTAGAACGTACATGGTTTGCTGCTGATAAGACTGGCTTCCACATGCTACACACCTTATTCCAAACCT
Above is a genomic segment from Photobacterium angustum containing:
- a CDS encoding NAD(P)H-hydrate dehydratase, coding for MITHDIPLFLYTSEQIRQGEQLLTEQQNSLTLYHLMERAGKATFDLMDLRYPQCKKLLVCCGKGNNGGDGYVVARLAHDQGIDVTVWESPNVEHLPIDARCARSHWLQCNGKTIIDTPTTSYELIIDALLGIGVKGEVRTEIAERIRWINDQKTPVIAVDVPSGLCADTGATFGAVIKASQTLSFIGFKQGLTTGQAAEYCGERYFSALGFDLQFAQIMKPSALHITEAQVQSLLFPRSRVAHKGCFGRVLCIGGDLGMAGAIRLSSEACARAGAGLTSVITRPDNALSIVMMRPEIMAIGWQDSSNILVDKLAWSDVVVLGPGLGTSDWGQSLFAQCHHIDKPCVIDADGLNLLAKAPDYRDNRIITPHPGEAARLLNVSIDEIEADRFAAIQRLQQNYGGVVVLKGAGSLIYDGKTLWICTCGNPGMATGGMGDVLSGIIGALLGQGLALIEAAYAGVWIHSRAADLCAQSGERGMLASDLFPFIRQLVNPR
- the asd gene encoding archaetidylserine decarboxylase (Phosphatidylserine decarboxylase is synthesized as a single chain precursor. Generation of the pyruvoyl active site from a Ser is coupled to cleavage of a Gly-Ser bond between the larger (beta) and smaller (alpha chains). It is an integral membrane protein.), whose translation is MLDKIKIGLQYCTPKHALTRLVGKLASLEGGKVTTAIIRWFIKQYNVDMAEARNPDPTAYPTFNAFFVRELKDGARPINEDTRIISHPADACVSQLGPIKEGRLFQAKGHYFDACELLGGDKNLADEFMGGDFATLYLSPSDYHRVHMPCDGVLRQMIYVPGDLFSVNPLTAENVPNLFARNERVVCIFDTEFGPLAQILVGATIVGSIETTWAGTVTPPTGPEVRRWDYPATGTEAISLKKGEEMGRFKLGSTVINLFPKGKVRFVEEMKPLQTTRMGQPYAEQISQDL
- a CDS encoding carbonic anhydrase is translated as MIKKASLVLLSLLAGVSLTAQAADWGYGKSNEHWAESYPMCGLGKNQSPLNITSALQTNLAPLRIEYDGKITDITNNGHTVEALVSGDNKLIVDGDTYTLKQIHFHTPSENLINGKQYPLEAHFVNVDDKGNIAVIAVMFENGLRENDALSSLLKNIPTKGNTIDFTDDLSPNNLLPREREYYQFNGSLTTPPCTEGVRWFVLETPQYSSKDQTEKLHQIMGNNNRPVQPINARIIVE
- the queG gene encoding tRNA epoxyqueuosine(34) reductase QueG; amino-acid sequence: MTIDYHQLAEQIKTWGQELGFQQVGITDIDLSQHEAELQRWLDAGYHGDMDWMARHGMMRARPAELLPGTIRVISVRMNYLPPHAEFAQTLKQPQKAFISRYSLGRDYHKLIRNRLKQLGQRIEQVVGQFGCRPFVDSAPILERPLAQKAGLGWTGKHSLILNEQAGSWFFLGELLVDIPLPIDKPSSDQCGKCVACITSCPTGAIVEEGIVDARRCISYLTIEFDGVIPEQYRSAIGNRIYGCDDCQLVCPINRHGQLTEEHDYHCRDSLYQQDLLTLYAWDETTFLKNTEGSAIRRIGHIQWLRNITIALGNASYQIEIVEALQQRQGISELLDTHIDWALSQQQQRKDQLALEILPTKTKRLVRIIEKGLPRDA
- the rsgA gene encoding small ribosomal subunit biogenesis GTPase RsgA produces the protein MAKKKKLTKGQSRRVRSNQNKRLTREKNDVQWDESLLENAREGLVITRFGQHADVEDPETGIIHRCNLRRSIQSLVSGDRVVWRPGVETLQGIAGVVEAVHERQSMLTRPDYYDGVKAVAANVDRIVIVSAILPELSLNIIDRYIIAAETIGIKPLIVVNKVDLLNADERKSVEQKLAQYEKIGYHVRLVSTDTGEGLDGLKQDLKDHTSIFAGQSGVGKSSMVNALMPEVEADIGDVSSNSGLGQHTTTAARLYHFEEGGDLIDSPGVREFGLWHLESEQVTEAFVEFRDYLGGCKFRDCKHKNDPGCILREAVEKGEISQDRFNSYHKIIESMSENVANRQFSRNKPD
- the epmA gene encoding elongation factor P--(R)-beta-lysine ligase — its product is MSTWQPTASIEQLKKRAHLLAVIRQFFAARDVMEVDTPAMSQATVTDVHLHTFQTEFVGPGYADGQTLFLMTSPEFHMKRLLSAGSGAIYQICKSFRNEESGRYHNPEFTMLEWYRPNFDHHLLMDEMNDLLQLVLGCGTAEKMTYQQAFINQLGVCPLTGTMTELKAAAANLGLSDIVEPEDDRDTLLQLLFSIGVEGKIGQHVPAFVYDFPASQAALAQINPTDPRVAERFEVYFKGIELANGFHELANGNEQLQRFEQDNQKRLEMGLKPQPIDMNLVNALRAGFPDCAGVALGIDRLIMLALGLDHIEKVTAFPIDRA
- the orn gene encoding oligoribonuclease, with the protein product MTISDKNLIWIDLEMTGLDPETHKIIEIATIVTDPQLNILAEGPVLAIHQPEAELDKMDDWCTNTHTNSGLVERIRKSTVTEQQAVAQTIAFLEQWVPKGASPICGNSIGQDRRFLYKHMPDLEQYFHYRYLDVSTLKELTRRWKPELLDGLNKKGSHLALDDIRDSIDELRYYRENIFTI